A stretch of DNA from Candidatus Polarisedimenticolia bacterium:
GCCGCGGCCCCGCCCTCGAGCGCATCCTCGTAACCGGCTCCCGGCGAGACCGTCACGGGGTCCGCGGCGTGGTTGAGGATGAAGAAATGGTCCACGTCACCCTTCGTCCGGCGCGTGACCTCCACCGCTGCGGGCACGCCCGTGATGATCGGCTGCACCTTCTGCTCACCGGCGTACCGCGCGAGGAGGTAGCGGGCCGCGTCCAGGTTGAAGAACGAGCCGTAGTAGATCGCCTTCCCGCGGCCGACACGGTTCTCCGTGACGGCGGGCGCGCCCTTCTGATAGTCGCGGTCCCAGGTGGCAATCACGCGCGCGGTCGTGGGCTCGAGCTTCTCCGTCATGACGTGGACGGGCACGGCCGTGCGCGCGTCGAAGCGAAGCGCGTTCTTGTCGCCCGAGGGCGGCTGGTAGACGAAGTATTCGGTCCGGCGCGCGCCGAAGACGTCGTCGAGCCAGAGCGGCGGCGTCTTCTCGGTCATGCCGTTGTCGCGGTCCTTGGCCGCGACGTGGGCGGAGGCGATGAACACGCCGCCCTCCTCGACGAAGCGGCGGATCCTCCCCGCCAGGTCCGGGTCCATCAGCACGAGGTACGGCCCGAACAGCACCTTGTACCGGCCGAAGTCCGCCTGCGGCGAGATGAAGTCGATGTTGTGCTTGAGCTCGGAGGCGGCCTGGAACAGGTGGGTGAAGGCCGACCCGACGCTCACCTCGCGCGTGAGGTACTGGTAGTCGTAGACCCATTCGCCGTCGTAGTCCTTGATGGCCGCGACCTCGGAGACGAGCTTCGAACCGAGGATCTCGGGTCCGAGGCGCGCGAGCTGCCGCCCCTCCTTCTTGAACTCGTCGTACTTCCAGCGCCCGCGGTTGTCGTGGTCGATGACGCCGTCCCAGTACTCTTCCGCGCCGCGGCGGGCCGTGCGCCAGCGGAAATGGACCAGCCCTTCGGCGCCGTGCGCGATCGCCTGGAAGGCCCACAGGCTCTGCTGGCCGGGACGGGCGCCGGTGAGCAGGTAGTCCTGCCCGCCCGAGCCCGTCTGCATCTCCATGACCATGAAGCGGCCGTTGAAGTTGCGGGCCAGGGTGTGGCCGGCGCCGATCGGGTATTGCGGTACCTCGACGAAGCTCGGGTAGGTGTCCACCGAGAAGATGTCCAGCTCGCGCGTCAGGTCGTAGTAGTCGATGTTCTTGAAGAACTGGTTGTGGGTGATGAAGTCGCGCGGCCGGACGCGGCGCAGGATGTCGATCTGGTCCTTCTGGTAGGAAACGACCGAGTCCGACAGGAAGCGCTTGTAGTCGAGCATCAGCCCCGGGCTGTGCTGGGCGGGGGCCGGGAACGGCAGGTCGAGCTGCTCCCAGTCGGTGTACCACTGGCTCCAGACGCCCGTGCCCCAGCGGCGGTTCAGCGACGGAAGGTCGCCGTACCGGCCCTTCGCCCAGGTGCGGAAGGCGCGCCGGCAGCTCTCGCT
This window harbors:
- a CDS encoding beta-galactosidase, which gives rise to MLRTLFAVSALALAVASARPPEPPDRYSAFLFGVDYYPEHWPESYWEDDARRMRDAGVTTVRMAEFAWYLMEPQEGTYDFGLFDRAIAVMARHGIKTILGTPTAAPPKWLTNTYPETLAVYSNGRPVDDQTRRHYCYNSPIYRQLSKKIVEAMAGHFKDNLHVIGWQTDNEFNCHLSECYSESCRRAFRTWAKGRYGDLPSLNRRWGTGVWSQWYTDWEQLDLPFPAPAQHSPGLMLDYKRFLSDSVVSYQKDQIDILRRVRPRDFITHNQFFKNIDYYDLTRELDIFSVDTYPSFVEVPQYPIGAGHTLARNFNGRFMVMEMQTGSGGQDYLLTGARPGQQSLWAFQAIAHGAEGLVHFRWRTARRGAEEYWDGVIDHDNRGRWKYDEFKKEGRQLARLGPEILGSKLVSEVAAIKDYDGEWVYDYQYLTREVSVGSAFTHLFQAASELKHNIDFISPQADFGRYKVLFGPYLVLMDPDLAGRIRRFVEEGGVFIASAHVAAKDRDNGMTEKTPPLWLDDVFGARRTEYFVYQPPSGDKNALRFDARTAVPVHVMTEKLEPTTARVIATWDRDYQKGAPAVTENRVGRGKAIYYGSFFNLDAARYLLARYAGEQKVQPIITGVPAAVEVTRRTKGDVDHFFILNHAADPVTVSPGAGYEDALEGGAAA